Below is a window of Tolypothrix bouteillei VB521301 DNA.
CAGGTTGTAAGCATCTTGAATTCCCGCATTCATCCCCTGTCCTCCAACCGGGCTGTGAATGTGTGCCGCATCGCCAGCCAGGAATACCCGTCCTTGACGGAATTGCTGCACCATCCGACTGCTAATGTAAAAAGCAGAAGCCCACGTGATGTCGTGAAGCCGTGCGTTAATGCCAGGATGTTCATCCATTAATGCTTGCATCAATTCCAGTGTTGGTTTTTCGGGCTTCATGCGTGGATCGTCTTGTTGCATGGAGACGATGACTCGCCAAAGTCCTCCAGGCATTTCTCCAAACACCAACATCGATTTTGAGTTCATGTAGAGATATCCATCCTCACCGGGTCTTTCCTGTTCCCAGTCAATCTGGCAATCAACGAGATACTGTCCTTGCATCTTGACCCCTTCAAAGTCAAGATTGAGCAACTTGCGGACGGTGCTGCGTCCACCGTCACAGGCAACTAGGTAGGATGTTTCCACCTCTTCTTCATTACCATTGGCGTCTCGTAGAGTTACCCAAACATTGTCAGTAGTTTGTTTGAGTGCTGTCATTTCTACTGGACGCTCTACAACTACGCCAAGCTCTTCTAAGCGACTAAGCAAAATTCGCTCTGTCCCGCTTTGGGGCAGCATCAGCAAGAAGGGATAGGGAGCATCGAGTTCGTCAAAGGTGAGGCGACCAAGGTATTTACCCTCAGCATAGAAAGAGAAACTATGCACTTGCCGTCCCTGCTCCAGCATGGGTTGTAAGACTCCCATGTGTTCAAAAATTTCCATCGTGCGGGAGTGAGTGCCTAGTGCCCGCGATTCTATTAGGGGACGTGGCATAACTTTATCGACAATGCGACAGGAAATGCCCTGTTGTGTGAGTGCGATCGCCATAGTCAAACCCGTTGGTCCAGCACCGACGATCAATGCTTGTGCTTGAGAGTGAGTCATCGTGTTGCCATTCTTCTTTAATGCGTCTCATTAAATTTTACTAAACTGTTTAGTAAACTTACCACACGGTTTAGTAAAATAATCCTTAAGATGGAGTCAGTTAAACTCGCTTAGTTTGGTAAAGCCCTCAAGTTTCCTAAGCTCATCTCAAACCGGAAGCAGATTTATGGCAGCAAGAGCAGTGCAGATCGACGAAAAGTTAGATATTAATTCCTCTCACCCTTTAAAAATGAGCGATCGCAACTTAATGAAGAGTGTTGTTGACTAGGTTGTCATTTTACCTTTTAGCAAAAGATAAATAGAACCAGGTAACCAAAAACCCAAAACTATGGATAAACGCGAAGCGACTCCTATCCAGTTCAAGCTGCGATCTTGAAAACTGCTATATATTGAGAAAACACAGGAGACAACACCGATTGCACCGATGATTCGTAAGGTAATGGGATGACTTTTAGGAAAGAAACACGCAACAGCAAACGTTCCACACAATCCTACCAATCCTGCCAGAAAAAGTATGAATTCTAGCTGTTTGTCGGGTGGTCGAGTAGCAAATACATCTGGAGCCTGTACC
It encodes the following:
- a CDS encoding FAD-dependent monooxygenase, producing MTHSQAQALIVGAGPTGLTMAIALTQQGISCRIVDKVMPRPLIESRALGTHSRTMEIFEHMGVLQPMLEQGRQVHSFSFYAEGKYLGRLTFDELDAPYPFLLMLPQSGTERILLSRLEELGVVVERPVEMTALKQTTDNVWVTLRDANGNEEEVETSYLVACDGGRSTVRKLLNLDFEGVKMQGQYLVDCQIDWEQERPGEDGYLYMNSKSMLVFGEMPGGLWRVIVSMQQDDPRMKPEKPTLELMQALMDEHPGINARLHDITWASAFYISSRMVQQFRQGRVFLAGDAAHIHSPVGGQGMNAGIQDAYNLSWKLALSLKGFGNEALLDSYHSERYPIIKQLLPATEVAEHALMLRQPIATDLRNHLLTFATHLGFVQSLGRRAIAGFTINYRHSSIVDEYEMPLLERLQTLFQSGSSPGIRDHFDFDRGATAGDRAPDAIGVVAKGKTQRLFEVWANDPRHQLLIFTGISVQPQRIQQLNRWVQQIKAQHGALIQPYLVTTQSISGNDLELIDTTGEMHCRYGAHFECLYLVRPDGYIGFRSQPVDLQPFQAFLTKLNLGKFQ